The Syngnathus scovelli strain Florida chromosome 11, RoL_Ssco_1.2, whole genome shotgun sequence region AGATTCCCTACCCCAGACCTGGCACTGTGAGTGGTAAACTTATTCATAGCAAGAACCCAGAACCGCAGGAACATACAAATATGATTAGAGACGTGACAAGACTTAAAACTTGCAaccttaaaaaaacaattttggcCATTTTTATGGTTTGATTTTTGGCTATGGGGCTCCGCCGAGAGCatatgtgtcaaactcaaggcccacggggccagatatggcccgccacatcattttatgtggcccgcgaagacaaattgtgcatcaaattcgtgtgtcattactagaattgcaaattgtcttcacttttaataatatctttttttaaaacatttgaccagtttttactcgtctgatttgaaagcgagttatttgtcagtttgttttgtagcttttactgtatataatatgaggtgctcatatatttattagggttgacagtcataatggccctccgaaagaagctatgactacaatgcggcccacgaaaaaaatgagtttgacacccctgccttagtaTGATGGGAAAACATTTATGGCATTTCCAGCAATTAAAGAAAATCAcccaataaataattaaatatggTTGAAATatgagatttatttattttttattccaaaTGAATTGAGTTTTTTTGAATGCTTCttattttacaatcaaaccATTACATGCTCTACTGTCCCATTTGTGAACCCAGTGTCCCGGAGGAACGTTCACCCCCAACATGAAATCCACCAAGGATTACCCAGACGAGGTGATCAACTTTATGAGAAACCACCCCACCATGCACAACGCCGTGTACCCGGTACACAAGCGGCCCCTGGTGGTACGAACCAACGTGGACTATGAGTTCACCACCATCGCCGTCGACCAAGTGACGGCCGCCGACGGAAGCTATGAGGTCCTCTTCCTGGGAACAGGTCGGTGGAAAGACATCAaccatatttattattattattattattattattattattattattattattattattattattattattattattattattattattcattacaCAATTTAGGTTCCAAACTAAGGTGTCACCCGAAGGTCAGGGCTTCAAATTAGCCTTTGAATAGTTTGAAGTTGGGGTTTTACATTAAGGTTTCAGTGGTGGGTTAAGGCTTCACTTTTTTCATTAAAATTAGAATTTTGATTTAAATGAGCTACATTTTTGGGTGGATTTCAGGTTGAGCCACTAAGACAAAAACCTTCTAATTCTCGGCTATAAGATGGACCACACTAAATTGTCTGTCTACTACGTCATCTTATGATGGATGGCGTCAAAATTTGATGAACACTGAATGTTAAAATTTGATGAGCACTGAATGTTATCCTCATTTGTTCTTGTTAGATCGCGGAACAGTGCAGAAGGTGATCGTATTGCCGCGAGATGACCTTCAGACCGAGGAGCTGGTTTTGGAAGAAGTGGAGGTCTTTAAGGTTTGTCGCTCTGGTCTCGTTGCCTTTCCCTATCGTCTTCTGATTTCTCATTTGAGGTGTGAGGTCCCAATGTCTTGATTGTTTTTCGGCAGGTTCCCACCCCAATCACCACGATGAAGATCTCATCCAAGCGCGTAAGTAGAAGGAACATCTCACAAAGTGACCGTGACGCAGAAGGTGTCATTGAACGGACGTTTGCTTCCTTCAACAGCAACAACTGTACGTGGCGTCGGTACTGGGCGTGACGCACCTTGCTCTCCATCGCTGCGACGTGTACGGCGAGGTGTGCGCCGACTGCTGCCTGGCTCGGGACCCGTACTGCGCCTGGGATGGAAAATCCTGTTCCAGATACTCGGCGTCGCAGAAGAGGTGCGTTCGTTTAAGAATGTGCACAAATAATTTGTTGTACTTTAAACTTGTGTGAGTTTGCTTCTCTTTGTTTAGTTAATGTTAACAAAGAAAGCAGATAAGAGACAACCCCAATTGGTATCGCCATGTTAAATAAACATCTTGGGTAATGGGCATTTTGATATAAACAAGCAAATCATATTGATGGATAATACAATATTCTCCGTGTGTATCAATGTCTGTTTcatactgccccctagtggcagGGATGTGTACAATCAAAAGAGCAGCACGATGATGCCAGAAAATACCTATATTCttcatattgtatttatttgtgttatAATTGTATGTTTTCTATCAAGTACAATACTGTGAAGTGTTAAATAAACACTTTGATCCTTTTAGACGCAGCCGCCGTCAGGATGTCAAGTACGGCAACCCCATCCGCCAATGCAGAGGCTACAACTCCATTAGTGAGTTTAGAAATAGCTTTACACATGCACTTTTCCAAACACATACAGAGCCACAATCCCCATCACTAGACTAAAAGTTTATATCTACTGAAATTATATCAATGATATCGGTATACTGATGATCTAATTGAAAACCTAAAGCTACTAATTCCTGCATTGTGTTTTCCAGCCAATAAGAATACCCTGGAGACAGTTCAGTATGGTGTAGAGGGCAGCACCACGTTCTTGGAGTGCCAGGCCAGGTCCCCCCATGTTTCTCTCAAGTGGCATCTTCAGAAAGAGAACAGTGACAGGAGGAAAGAGGTGAGTAATGTTTTTCTTATTAGTTAtactgctgttgtttttttttctggaggggGTGTAGGTATTTTAATACTAACAGGAACTGGCGTTTGTGATGTCCATCTGTGCTTTAACCTCTGCCACTTCCTAGATTCGCTCTGAGGGCCGCATCCTGAAAACGGACCAGGGCCTCCTAATCCGCTCCCTGCAGCCGTCAGACAGCGGCATCTACCAGTGCACATCGACGGAGAAGAACTTCAAACACACGCTGGTCAAGCTGCAGCTGGTGGTACTCTCCAGCCGCACCGTCAACAATGTCCTGGTGGAGACGGGCGCGCCTTCCCTCGCCCTGGCGCCACTGCAGTCCAGCGCCTGGACGCCGAGCGCCGGCCAGTACAAGGACCTGCTGACCATCCTGAGCCAACCGGAAATGGGCCTGATCAACCAGTACTGCCAAGACTACTGGCAGCTGGGagacagcggcggcggcggcctgggGGACAGCAAAGCCAAGAGCCTGAAAGAGctgaaggagcagaagaagccCCGGAATCGCCGGCATCGTGACGACGAGACAAGTCCTGCGGAGACATGAAGCACCTGAACCGACCAGTCGTGAGTCTACCACAACTCCATAAACTCTACACTATTCCTCCGGTGTTGAGGAGTGCCTCAAAATGGACGCAATACAgcagaaaagacaaaaactCTTGGATGAAACACACAATATTTATTGTAGGTTGTAAAAAGTAATTCTTTGTACCtatctagaaaaaaaatgttttttgtgaaTAGGATGCTGTTGTTATTATTCTAATGTTCTGGttagtgttactgacaatgtgtATTTTGTctagtttgtctttttttatgtttggtGTTTTGGGAGCATCCACCGCCGCATGGACGAGAACGGAAAAGTGGAACTTGGACTAAAATGCTCCTCTCAAAAGCTTTTCAAAGACGGCACAAAAGGAACATTTTTCAGGACCACGCAAATCAATTATCTTCATGTTCCACCACCTGGCCATATTTTTCTGGATTCGTCTAACTGGTGCACACTttttaaaatgtggaaaaaaaacacacagtcgAAGAAAAAAATGGCAAGTGTGTTCTTGCTGCTACTATCCAGctctgaaaaaaaataagagtaCTCCGCTGCAAAATAATTAGTGTATGCCAACAAATCTTTACTGAGATTGAAtctgtttgtcattttgtaaCGTCTGTCATATGAGTTGTTCTCCAGCCTTTTACGCCAACCTAAAAGAAAAGCCTTTAGCTCACCATCATGACATTAAAATGCTGCCACATAGTAGGCCTGAGTgttcatgacaaaaaaaaaatcactcttaCCACAGCCCACACCACGGGATAATCActcataataatatttttgattaTCACTTTATCTGTCGCCCACTTGAGTTATTTTTCCATGTAATTGTTGCATCTTCAGTACCAAGTGATCATTGTACTGAAGGAGACAATATATAAACATAACAATTTCACCTCCCAAAATGCAGATTCCAGCAGGCAGCTATTTTTAACTGAGtctgtacaaaataaaacaaaacaccttCTGTCACTAAACACACACTAACGTAATGTGAGACATCGCTTAAAGGGGGTTTTGATATTTTGGAGATGTTTTGAACACTTCAAAGCATCCGACTTTGTCGAAGGGTCCCCAAAAAGAATGATGTGGTGTACAAACACATTGTTGTGCTACCTGTACTGTCGTTGTAACAACcttgtgtcccaatacttttgttcatGTGCACATGCAAGATAGTCGCTGCTGCAGTTTGACAAGggttacacacacatacacactcatacAAGTACCACACCCGCTAGCACTTGCTAACACATGCTCACACAATCACAGATGCACtttaatacaaacacacacacagtcagaaAAAGGGAGAGTGCAGTTAGATATGGACGGCTTACATTTTAGATGTAAGATTTCATACAAGGTCAACTTTGCATTCCTGCCGTTTTCACGTTTTGGTTTCATTGAGTCTATATTATGTCGTCGCTGAGAATGAATTATGTCAGCGTTATGattcatctttattttttttcaataattgGCGAGGGGAGAGTTCATATTGATAGAAAAGGTACAAAGCAATTTGGACAGGGTGTCTTTTCATGGTGCATGGCATGTACAGTGTATGTAAAGTGTTTGTCTAAAAAGAGGTTTTGTTCCTGTGGATGTCGGTGAATGTCTTTCTCATTGCGGgaatataaaaataatgtaaaaaaacaaaaagaataaatatGGGCTCAGCTTTTTTAAGAGGGTGTCAGAGTCCAGATTGTACTTATGTTTGAAATCTTATTTCATGTGTTTTTGCAGACTTCCCTCTGGGTCATTGGTGTAAAGTATGACATTGATAAGATGCACACTTGTTATGACTTGTAaacataataatgataataataataatgacttcTTCCCCATCAATGTTGCTGACTAATAAATAAAAGCTCTATATTTTATAATAACAAATCCTATCTCATGTTTGCCCTTTGGTGAGGAAGTGTGAAATTTGGAAATTAAGATTCGCTCTTCAAATTAAGGTCAATGTTGGatttccaattagggtttcaTTTTAATACGATGATTTCAAATTTGGAGTTTAAGACAAGTTTGTGGTTCAAGCTATAGTTTGTGAATTTAAGAGTTTCATGGCAAGTGTTTTGTAAAACTGGTTCAGGTGCAAATTAGGATTTCAAgagggtttcaaaatagggtCTGAAATTCCAGTTAGCATTTCAATTTGAACTTTTAAGATGGCGTCGGTGTTTgaagttagggtttcaagctTGGGTTATAAATTAGGGCTTGAAGCACACAAATGTTTGAAATTAAGCTTTCgtggcatcatcatcatcatcactttaaagtccgttttcgccgctgggttggactgggttcttgatatggctttcttccaccgggaacggtccatggccgtctcgtggttgatgccgagtgccttcatgccggctgacacggtcgtctgccaggtctttttaggtcggccactgggtcttgttccctcttatacgacataactttcttcacccagtcgttctcgtccttcctcactacatccgtaccatcgcagtctgcctctcctcaccacatccactatggcctccactcccatcttgTTTCTCAGTTCTGCACtggtttttttctccctcattgacacaccacacatccatctgatcatcctcatttctgctctgtttagtttgtcttcgtgttctgttttcagggcccatgcctcacttccgtacgtcatactacttctgacgcaggctgagtacacttggcctctcgtacacttggcctctcatcttcagggatggggccttaAATGTTAAGAATggcatgagttccctgaatttcttccacccgcttctcacccttgttgtcactgctaggtccacccccccatcagcgttaagcatgtctccaaggtagcagaagctgtccaccacctcatacatctccccatctactatgagcccctcttgctcagctgggtctgcttgggcgacttctcccttgcaccgcttgcatttgaaggtctcacttgcagctagtaggctgccttttactccgctgcatctccggtgtacccatctctgacaacccttgcaccggatagagttagcttgcactcccttcccgcaaactccacatggccatgctcctgactgtggtaccactcccaggccagcaccaccgaccatgacctttgattttgccgcattcaccttcattcctttcacttccaggcaggtcttccaggctgctagcttcctagctaggtcttctcgactgtgagccatcaataccaggtcatctccgcgtagagcagctcccatggtagtccacccctcacttccctcgataccacatccattacgatagcaaacaataatgggCTGAGCACTGATCCTTGGTGCACCCCTACCCTTACTTCAAACCCATTACTGTCGCCAACTCCCGTTCCAACAGCtgtgcatgctctgcagtagagaGTCATCACAGCCTTAACCAGTCCCTCTTCCACGGCTGACTTCCTTAGGGCCCATCTCACCACCTCCCTTGGCACCCTGTCGAATGCTTTTTCCAGGTCAACGAAAGCGAAGTACAACCTCTTCCTTTTCTCCTGGTGTTTCTCTTGCATCTGTCGGATAACAAAAATTGCGTCTGTTGTACCTTTACCAGGCATGAAGCCATACTGCATCTTGTCCACCTCTACCCGAGACCTCACCCTCCTTTCCAACACCCTCTCTAACAACTTTATTCCATGCTCCAGCAGCTTTATGGCCCTGTACGACCCGCATGCGAGTGGGTCCCCGTTCCCTTTGAATAGCGGCACCAGGACGCTTCTTGTCCAGTCCTCCGGAATGTGCCCCTCAGCGATGACACTGTTACACAGGTCAGTCATCCACTGCACACCGACGTCTCCCGCTGCCTTTAGCATCTCTGCCACCACTCCAGATGGTCCAGCTGCCTTTCCATCCTTCATGGCCTTCATGGCTTTCCCCACTTCTGTTCGCGTGATCAGGCCACATTCACCCTCCACTTCGTCGCATCCCACTTCTCCATCCCAGTCATTATCCACATTCAGCAGCTTCTCCATGTACCTTCGCCATACTTCCTTCACTCCTCTGTTGTCTGTCACGATGTTGCCATCCTCATCCTTTACACAGTTTGCAAATGTCACATCACGCCTCTCCTTAACCATTCGCTTTGCTATCTTGAAGAAGCTCTTTCGTCCTCTCTCACTCTCCAATTCACTTGCAAATTCTTTCCTCTTGGTCTCTTGGGCCTCCCACACTGCTGTTTGTGACGCCCTCTTTGCCTCTACATACCGCGTTCTGTCCTGCCTCCCTTTTAGATTCAGGAGTAGGGATTCAAATTATGGTTTCAATTTTGGGTTAGGGGTTCAAACAAGTTAGTATTTCAATGctaaaaaggggaggggggggtcataTTAAGgctatagcaaaaaaaaatgtgtgaggtATGACTCAAGCACACTCAGACACATACAGATGCACATAATTGAAAGTGAGTAGATTAGGATGCTTAACCGGCCTTAGATTAAGGTCAACAAGATCTGTGAGGTGAACCCACAAAGCTCTTTAGACACTTCACAGCTCCCGTACAAACACACTAAACATGTACTAAAAAGTTTTCTATTATTATCAATAGTCTCTATTTTGTAGTTATTGAACAAAAGTTTTTGCGCGTCTACATGACTGTAATTTATTGCCTCTCGGTGACCAAGGTGTCTGAGCACACCATAAGGAGCAGCACGATGAGATGGACGCATTAAGGgcacaaaaaaaagttaaggTTTCAAATCTGGGTTTGAAGCAGAAAATGGGGTTTCAAGTCTGGGTTAGAGTTCCAAATTAGATTTGGGTTTTCAAATGATGGTTTCAAGAGAGGGTCGCCGCTTACGTACGGACTCATTGGGAGCGATTGTGTGCAGCCTCATAGAAGATAAGCACTTGAGCCGATGTTTATCTTCCGCTGAGCGCAGCAAAGTCCCCGTCTCCCTCTGGTTCACCTATGGACCCTCATCCTCGCACCTCCCAAACTCCTGTCCTTGCACCCCATTGGTTGGCTTCCCCGTCAGGTGGGCCAGGAGGACGCCCACTATCCTCTCCTAAGTTTGGAAGGAAAACATTTGCAAAGTTGTTTACCGGTGCCAGGTCAGAGCACAGGGCCGATCTGCTTTTCACTTGTTCTCTTGAGCGCTTTTGGCTTTGGCAGAGGGGCCGGAGCCGGGACCAGCAGTATGGGGGCGGGAGCGAGTGCAGAAGAGAAGCGCTCCAGGGAGTTGGAGAAAAAGCTGAAGGAGGACGCCGACAAGGACGCCAGGACCGTCAAGCTGCTTCTGCTCGGTAAAGTCGACACACTGAAGGCCTCGCAGTGGAGCTGGGGCCACATACAGTATATGGCGCTTGTTAAGATGATGACATTAGAATGTGTATAAAGGATAAGAAGAGGACAAAAAtggcaaacaaaaataaacttaATATAACATTTAACATCAAAATATGTAAAACTATATGAATCAGTAATTTTCAGGTTAAATTTTGGAAGTATTTCAATGAGGGGACAAAATTAAAAGTTGCATTGTTAATAAAAAAGTATATAAATACTACAATATATCATGTGCAGCAATCagtattttaattaagaaaaTTTAAGTCAAATGTTCCAACTTGCATTGTAATGCTTATAAtagatcaaataaaataaaacaaggaaCATCAATTTCTTTTGAATTGAATCTGATATAAAACTGTtgactataaaaaaataatacattatatcaAATACTTTAAGTGAGAAGACGCAATTTTAAAAAGCTATTAATAAAtagtaaaatgtttaaaaattctGGCCTTAACATTTAACTTTTTCTCAAGCATTTCaatgggggggggaaaaaacagttttttctcaaaataattttctgactataaactctttttatttctatgtattattattcgccactaacaaataaaattcaattggcaatttaaaatatttgttttaacaTTGAATCCTTCCACGGTATTATAGTTAGAGAGATCATCATGGCGATGTAGGTCAGGGACACACGCAGGTTTGTCCTGACATCAGCTTTGAAGCAGATTAGATGTGCTATAAGAAGCATTAGGAGGCATCGGCATCCTTCGTATGAATACCATGACCTCatcatttttcaaaaataatataTGAAGCATTTGTCTCGTGTTCTTTTTGTCAGTGATTATGTTTGTGTCTTGTAAGGGGCTGGCGAATCAGGAAAAAGCACAATTGTCAAACAGATGAAGTAAGAATTTCACTCTTCTACTACATTACAAAGTCGATTGGGCGCACCAAATCATGACATCCATAATTGGTTgtaatttgtttgttttaatttaatCTAGCAAACCCTAACAACCAAAAAATCACTCAGTCGTGGCGCACAAAATTGGCTGGACAAGACGTTGACTAttatgtacctaatgaagtcacTAATAAATTGTTTATCAGGCAACAGATGAACACGCACATTTTTTAATCTTCAGAATTATCCATCAAGATGGCTACTCTCTTGAAGAGTGCCTGGAGTTCATCTCTATCATCTACAGCAACACCCTTCAGTCTATCATGGCAATCGTGAAAGCTATGACCACGTTCGGAATCAACTACGGCCACCCAGATCAGCAGGTGGTAGAAAAGCCAGGCGTACCACACCGTGGGTGCCCTACATACCCCATTGTAAATCATTTGGTTTGTTTGCAGGATGACGCCAGGAAACTGATGCACCTGGCCGATACGATCGAGGAGGGCACCATGCCCAAGGAGCTGTCCGACATTATCCTTCGCCTGTGGAAGGACTCAGGCATCCAGGCAAGCTTTGACCGGGCCTCCGAGTACCAACTCAACGACTCGGCCGGATAGTAAGTACGCCTAGTCCCAAAATTAAGATGGAagtactgaaaagaaaaaaaaacagagttcaTTCCACTCTTTCTCTGTCCTTTAGCTACCTGAATGACTTGGAGCGTCTGGTTCAACCAGGTTATGTCCCCACTGAGCAGGATGTGCTACGATCTAGGGTGAAAACAACCGGCATTATCGAGACCCAGTTCTCCTTCAAAGATCTgaatttcaggtgagaggatggACCACTCAAGGTTTCAAAAGCGTAGTAATCAAATGCAGTAATTCCCTCACTCTGTTTGAACGAGAAGGTTTTCCCAAGCCTCTCTGGACTAGAATCTTTtccagggatgagaatcttctGATACAAAAAACTCTTGATACTAGAACCTTTTCACTCGACTGGTACCCTCTCGAGACAAACTTCTCTTTGCAGTCAAACCTACTTTCTGGACTGCAACCTTCTCTTGGTGTTACAACCTTTGCTTGGAACTTAAGCCTTCCCACTTTCTCTCAGGACTACAACCTTCTCTGTGACTAGTACCTTCTCTGGATTTAAACCTTTTCAATACTagaaccttccctgggaactagaaCATTTGACCTTGTCTGGGGACCTGACACTTCTCTAAGTACTAGGGCGCATCTGCCAAATCGAGTATGGAGATTGCATGGTCGCAGTATACTGTAAACTGCATCTATGGTCATAAGTTTTTCATCTTCTGTGTCTCTACGCAGGATGTTTGACGTGGGTGGTCAGAGGTCGGAGAGAAAGAAATGGATCCACTGCTTCGAAGGGGTCACCTGCATCATCTTTATCGCTGCTTTGAGTGCCTACGACATGGTGCTGGTGGAGGATGATGAAGTGGTGAGAGGCTTGGACATTGCGTTCCTTCACAGCAGGATATACGCGTAGCAACTTTTAGCATCTTAGCCAACTATTAAAATGGGGGTCCGCAAGGCAGTCTATTTTCTCCACAGAACCGAATGCATGAGAGCCTGCACCTCTTCAACAGCATTTGCAACCATCGCTACTTTGCCACCACCTCCATCGTCCTCTTCTTAAACAAGAAGGACGTGTTTGTGGAGAAGATCAAGAAGGCTCACCTCAGCATGTGCTTCCCCGACTATGatggtaaacaaaaaaatagtaTTGTAGTCGATTTTTCAGGAAAATGCGCTATACCTTAACGTTAGTACTGTTTCACTTTATTACAAAAGTTGAATTTGATCTGTAGTTTTACACTCTGCTTCCATGTCACCTCTTTGAGGTCCAAATACATACGAGGATGCTGGCAACTACATCAAAGTGCAGTTCCTGGACCTGAACATGCGCCGAGACATTAAAGAGATTTACTCGCACATGACCTGCGCTACCGATACAGAGAACGTTAAGTTTGTGTTTGACGCTGTCACCGATATCATCATCAAGGAAAACCTGAAAGACTGCGGTCTCTTCTGAAGGAGCTTCGCACGTGAGTCCAAATAAAGTTCTGGGTAGGCTTGTAAAGTATTTTTTGTAAGCTTggcttagggtttcaaacaaagGTTGGGGTTTTACTAAATGGTGTGAAGCCACATTTAAGCTTTGAAATTAGGATTTGAAGTCTAGGCTTTATTTCATATTTGGGTTTTACAGCAAGGTTGGGTATGGAACACAACATTtgaattagggttaggttttcaaATTATGGTTTCAATCCTGGGTTCGGACTgatttttcatctttttttccagGATTGTGTAAGAATACTCTCTGTGTACCAAGGCACCTACTGAGGACAACAAACCAACCTCTCAAAACACAAGCAAGAAGTCGTAGCTTTGACTTCTGTGGACTGAACAGAAACTACAAACCATCAGAATTCCcccatttctttcttttgtagTGGAGCTAACGAGCCGTCTGCAACGTGTAACAGACATCCAAACGAGTTTCTCTCTCAGATGCACATTCACACTTCAACCTCTATTAGACTAGAAATGGCTTTGtatgattatttattattatttatttttttagacacaatcactttaaatttaaaaatgaaagtcTGTGACTAAGGGTTAGTGTTCCAAGTTAGGATTTTAAGCCTGGGTTAGGCTGAGTTTTAAGCAGTCCCATGCCCAAATCCACTATTAAAGCTTCTGTAGAGAACAAATTATGTGTcagtttattatttttccaatgagaaacaataaataaataaagtgatgCTGGAATTGGTTTCAAAATGGGGTTTGATGCCAAGTGTAATAAAATTATGGGTTTTAAGTAGGGATGCCACTATCAAATAATTTTAGAATTGTATATATACTTTTACAGTCATATGAAGAGGATTCATCTCTTGCCTTATACAGCCAAGACTCCTCCCACCACCACTATAAAAACTTCACGCATAGGTGGAGCACTGTCAATAATGGTTTCTGTTCACCTCTCCTTAGCTGCTCTTTTTGCTTTGTGCATTTGGGTTGTCAAATATGTCGCTGGATCAAACTGTCCTGAATCACTGACTGTTTTTATAAATGGGAGATGCTGCAAACAGTGCCCTCCAGGTAAGAAAACAACTTGAAACATTTTCTCCACAGATTAATTGATGCCTTTAAagtgaataaaatatttaatcaCTTTCTGCTTCAAAGGACAATATCTGGAGGATTTCTGCACAGAAACAAGAGAAACAATCTGTCGCCCATGTTCTAACAACTCCTTCTCTGAAAAGTATAATGTCTTTAACAAATGCACTCCATGTCAGTTGTGCCAAGGTAAGAGCTTATCGAGAACGTCCTAGAAGATAATTAAACAAAGCACAGTACGATGATCAAAAACACCAGTGCATAAAATCTCACAGGAAATGGTTGGATTTATTGTATCTGGACAGAATATGAAGAGAAATGTTCTCCAGCCGCAAGGTGTTTGTGTCGCCCTGGTTTCCTGTGTTCCGATGACGCATGCTCAGAGTGCGTGAAATCTTCTCGTCATGTTGGTGAGGAGATGGAAAAAACAGGTAAGGCCTATTTTGAAGTGATGAATACAGTGCCCTTAGGTGACAGCTGAACATAGTAAGACATTTTATACCagagtatattaaaaaaaacatttttaagatATATTGTTATACTTCTTCCACACTTATCGA contains the following coding sequences:
- the gnat1 gene encoding guanine nucleotide-binding protein G(t) subunit alpha-1; this encodes MGAGASAEEKRSRELEKKLKEDADKDARTVKLLLLGAGESGKSTIVKQMKIIHQDGYSLEECLEFISIIYSNTLQSIMAIVKAMTTFGINYGHPDQQDDARKLMHLADTIEEGTMPKELSDIILRLWKDSGIQASFDRASEYQLNDSAGYYLNDLERLVQPGYVPTEQDVLRSRVKTTGIIETQFSFKDLNFRMFDVGGQRSERKKWIHCFEGVTCIIFIAALSAYDMVLVEDDEVNRMHESLHLFNSICNHRYFATTSIVLFLNKKDVFVEKIKKAHLSMCFPDYDGPNTYEDAGNYIKVQFLDLNMRRDIKEIYSHMTCATDTENVKFVFDAVTDIIIKENLKDCGLF
- the tnfrsf18 gene encoding tumor necrosis factor receptor superfamily member 18; translation: MKRIHLLPYTAKTPPTTTIKTSRIGGALSIMVSVHLSLAALFALCIWVVKYVAGSNCPESLTVFINGRCCKQCPPGQYLEDFCTETRETICRPCSNNSFSEKYNVFNKCTPCQLCQEYEEKCSPAARCLCRPGFLCSDDACSECVKSSRHVGEEMEKTEKDAFCIILGIGYGILAIILLMILFHTCINVAKKNRAALTAAATPCHPPLSIMEERGLQQQQQQFFIQADSKNQLQEIVTNLS